The following are from one region of the Simiduia agarivorans SA1 = DSM 21679 genome:
- the murC gene encoding UDP-N-acetylmuramate--L-alanine ligase produces the protein MTKSKLYQIPEMRRIRRIHFIGIGGAGMSGIAEVLLNLGYQITGSDMRASQTTRHLESKGATVFIGHRSEQVDGADVVVNSTAVKATNPELVAAREHRIPIVRRAEMLGELMRYRHGIAIAGTHGKTTTTSLMASVLAADGKDPTFVIGGLLNSAGSNAKLGESRYLVAEADESDASFLHLQPMVSVVTNIDADHMDTYGGDFSVLKKTFLDFLHNLPFYGLAVVCGDDEVVCELLPQINRPVITYGFGDHCDVRATNIRQDKMSTSFDVIRPGAEPLPVTVNMPGEHNVLNALAVIAVATDEGVADEAIQQGLAGFQGVGRRFQVHSEMPVGESGSAMLVDDYGHHPREVAATIKAVRSGWPYRRLVMVYQPHRYSRTRDLFEDFVDVLSGVDALVLLEVYSAGEDPIPGADGRALSRSVRNRGVVDPVFVESVEQVAQALSHVIQPNDIVITQGAGNVGQLAAELAGRKWS, from the coding sequence ATGACTAAGTCAAAGTTATACCAGATTCCGGAAATGCGCCGGATCCGTCGCATTCATTTTATCGGGATTGGTGGCGCCGGCATGAGTGGTATTGCCGAAGTGTTGTTGAATCTGGGCTACCAGATCACCGGTTCCGATATGCGTGCGTCGCAGACGACCCGCCATCTGGAGTCAAAAGGCGCCACGGTGTTTATTGGCCATCGGTCAGAGCAGGTCGATGGCGCCGATGTGGTGGTTAATTCCACTGCCGTCAAAGCGACAAACCCTGAGCTGGTGGCGGCCCGAGAGCACCGGATTCCGATTGTGCGGCGCGCTGAAATGCTGGGCGAGTTAATGCGCTACCGGCATGGTATCGCCATTGCGGGTACCCATGGAAAAACGACCACTACGTCGTTAATGGCATCGGTATTGGCTGCCGACGGCAAAGACCCCACGTTTGTCATCGGGGGCCTGCTGAATAGCGCCGGATCTAATGCCAAGTTGGGTGAAAGTCGCTATCTGGTGGCCGAAGCCGATGAGTCAGATGCTTCGTTTTTGCATCTTCAGCCGATGGTCTCTGTAGTGACCAACATCGATGCTGACCATATGGATACCTATGGCGGTGATTTTTCGGTGCTGAAAAAAACCTTCCTGGATTTTCTGCACAATTTGCCATTTTACGGCTTGGCGGTTGTATGTGGTGACGATGAAGTGGTCTGCGAATTGTTGCCGCAGATCAACCGGCCGGTTATCACCTACGGTTTCGGTGATCATTGTGATGTGCGAGCGACTAACATCCGGCAGGATAAAATGTCCACCTCCTTTGATGTGATCCGGCCGGGTGCCGAGCCCTTGCCCGTTACCGTGAATATGCCGGGTGAACACAATGTGTTGAATGCGCTGGCAGTGATTGCCGTGGCCACCGATGAAGGGGTTGCCGACGAAGCCATACAGCAGGGGCTGGCGGGATTCCAGGGGGTTGGGCGCAGGTTTCAGGTGCACAGTGAAATGCCTGTGGGTGAATCAGGCAGTGCCATGCTGGTGGACGACTATGGCCATCATCCCAGGGAAGTGGCCGCCACCATTAAAGCGGTGCGCTCTGGTTGGCCTTATCGCCGTTTGGTCATGGTGTACCAGCCACATCGCTATTCGCGCACGCGCGATTTGTTTGAAGATTTTGTCGACGTATTAAGTGGTGTTGATGCGTTGGTGTTGCTTGAGGTGTACTCCGCCGGTGAAGACCCTATTCCCGGTGCGGACGGGCGCGCGCTCAGCCGTTCGGTTCGCAATCGCGGTGTCGTAGATCCGGTGTTTGTGGAGTCGGTGGAGCAGGTCGCGCAGGCGTTGTCCCACGTCATTCAACCCAACGATATCGTCATCACGCAGGGCGCTGGTAACGTGGGACAGTTGGCGGCCGAGTTGGCCGGCAGGAAGTGGAGCTGA
- a CDS encoding D-alanine--D-alanine ligase: MLNVKDFRFDQQTLRAIGRVGVLLGGDSAEREVSLKSGTAIADALNSAGLDVVKIDTAKDAIGLIQQAAIDVAFIALHGPGGEDGRMQALLDFMGIPYTGSGVQASAIAMDKWRTKQIWRGESLSTPDYRIVNADSDLATILAELGGKVMVKPSHEGSSIGMSRVESLAEFKVALQTALSLDATVIVERLIEGAEYTVAILGDEVLPPIKLEAANRFYDYDAKYISNATRYICPCGLNETKEAELKALAMAGFKAIGCKGWGRVDVMADGAGNFYMLEVNTVPGMTDHSLVPMAAKQAGYSFESLVCNILQDAIHA, from the coding sequence ATGCTGAACGTAAAAGACTTCCGCTTTGACCAACAAACCCTTCGGGCTATCGGGCGCGTGGGCGTATTGCTCGGCGGTGATTCTGCTGAACGCGAAGTGAGCCTCAAGTCCGGCACGGCGATTGCTGACGCATTGAACAGTGCGGGTCTGGATGTGGTGAAAATTGATACGGCGAAGGATGCGATCGGTCTAATCCAGCAGGCTGCGATCGATGTGGCATTTATCGCTCTGCATGGTCCGGGCGGTGAAGATGGACGGATGCAGGCGCTATTGGATTTTATGGGTATTCCCTACACCGGCAGTGGTGTACAGGCGTCTGCAATTGCCATGGATAAATGGCGCACGAAGCAGATTTGGCGTGGCGAGAGTTTGTCGACACCCGACTACCGGATAGTGAATGCAGATTCGGATCTGGCGACAATACTGGCAGAACTGGGCGGCAAAGTGATGGTAAAGCCCAGCCATGAAGGCTCTTCCATTGGCATGTCGCGGGTCGAGTCGTTGGCTGAATTTAAGGTCGCGCTGCAAACGGCGCTGTCGCTGGATGCCACAGTCATTGTCGAACGGTTAATAGAGGGTGCTGAATATACCGTGGCCATTTTAGGCGACGAAGTATTGCCGCCGATCAAACTGGAGGCCGCCAACCGCTTTTACGATTACGACGCAAAATATATATCTAACGCAACGCGCTATATCTGCCCCTGTGGCCTGAATGAAACCAAAGAAGCCGAGCTTAAAGCGCTCGCAATGGCAGGCTTTAAGGCGATTGGCTGCAAAGGCTGGGGGCGGGTCGATGTGATGGCCGATGGCGCCGGCAATTTCTATATGTTGGAAGTGAATACGGTGCCCGGCATGACAGACCACTCGTTGGTACCGATGGCGGCGAAGCAGGCGGGCTACAGTTTTGAAAGTCTGGTGTGCAACATATTGCAGGATGCGATTCACGCATGA
- a CDS encoding cell division protein FtsQ/DivIB, giving the protein MSERRRGAKAKQESVKRPGLIRRLCLMLVLVSALAWLTPMMVQEALVIWDRPVQEVTIEGPFKWVAREQIANLIGEQINTGFWALDIAALQHSIEQDAWVDRVSIRRKWPDRLVIEIEEQKPIARWGSTGYVNVRGELIESDAAMYQLSGLPTLVAAPENLEKMLQYYQTIAELMYARDLRLASIEVDARGSWTVSLADGVAIRFGRQSLQTRIRRFAKVFDVELRSHWANVSAVDVRYNNGIAVSWRDAG; this is encoded by the coding sequence ATGAGTGAGCGTCGGCGTGGTGCAAAAGCCAAGCAGGAAAGTGTCAAGCGACCGGGCCTGATTCGCCGCTTGTGCCTGATGCTTGTGCTGGTCTCCGCGCTGGCATGGCTTACACCCATGATGGTGCAAGAAGCGTTGGTGATCTGGGACAGACCGGTGCAGGAAGTCACCATTGAAGGCCCGTTCAAATGGGTGGCGCGCGAGCAGATAGCAAATCTGATCGGCGAGCAGATAAATACGGGCTTCTGGGCGCTTGATATTGCGGCGCTGCAACACAGCATCGAGCAAGACGCCTGGGTAGATCGGGTATCTATTCGGCGCAAGTGGCCCGACAGGTTAGTGATTGAGATTGAAGAGCAAAAGCCTATTGCGCGCTGGGGCAGTACTGGTTATGTGAATGTCCGTGGTGAACTGATTGAATCAGATGCGGCGATGTATCAGTTGTCAGGATTGCCGACCTTGGTTGCGGCGCCGGAGAATCTGGAAAAAATGCTGCAGTACTATCAGACCATTGCCGAGTTGATGTACGCCCGCGATCTGCGTTTGGCCAGTATCGAAGTCGATGCGCGGGGCAGCTGGACGGTGAGTTTGGCAGACGGTGTTGCCATACGATTTGGACGTCAGTCATTGCAGACAAGAATTAGACGATTCGCCAAGGTGTTTGACGTCGAACTCAGGTCCCATTGGGCGAATGTCAGTGCAGTTGATGTGAGATATAACAATGGCATCGCAGTGAGCTGGCGCGATGCAGGATAA
- the ftsA gene encoding cell division protein FtsA, whose translation MPPVNENRMIVGLDIGTSKVVAIVGALSADGELEIVGIGSHKSSGLKKGVVVNIESTVHSIQRAVEEAELMAGCQIDSVYAGIAGSHISSLNSHGIVAIKDREVFNQDVERVIDAAQAVAIPADQKILHILPQEYLIDNQEGVREPLGMSGVRLEAKVHLVTCAVNAAQNIEKCIRKCGLEVDDIILEQLASSYAVLTEDEKSLGVCLVDIGGGTTDIAIFTDGSIRHTKSIPIAGDQVTNDIAMALRTPTAHADEIKIKYACALAKLAGADETIKVPSVGDREPRELSRQALAEVVEPRYDELFTLVQAELRRSGYEDLVAAGIVLTGGTSKMEGVVELAEEIFHMPVRLGAPQNVRGLSDIVNNPIYSTGVGLLFYGMKQQEGKPVNGTKDKGNSWWSRTKAWLAENF comes from the coding sequence ATGCCACCGGTAAATGAAAACCGGATGATCGTCGGGTTGGATATCGGCACGTCAAAAGTCGTTGCGATTGTTGGCGCCTTGTCGGCTGACGGCGAGCTGGAAATTGTTGGCATCGGCTCGCATAAGTCATCGGGACTGAAGAAAGGCGTAGTCGTCAATATCGAGTCGACGGTGCACTCCATCCAGCGCGCAGTGGAAGAGGCCGAGCTGATGGCCGGATGCCAGATAGATTCGGTCTATGCCGGTATTGCGGGCAGTCATATCAGCAGTCTGAATTCCCACGGCATTGTGGCAATTAAGGACCGGGAAGTTTTCAATCAGGACGTTGAGCGGGTCATTGATGCCGCTCAGGCGGTGGCGATTCCGGCGGATCAGAAAATTTTGCACATCCTGCCGCAGGAATACCTGATCGATAATCAGGAAGGCGTGCGCGAACCTTTGGGAATGTCCGGTGTCCGGCTCGAAGCCAAAGTGCACCTGGTCACTTGCGCTGTTAATGCCGCGCAGAACATTGAAAAATGTATTCGCAAATGCGGTTTGGAAGTGGACGACATTATTCTGGAACAGTTGGCGTCCAGTTATGCGGTGTTGACGGAAGATGAAAAGAGCCTGGGTGTTTGTCTGGTCGATATCGGCGGAGGCACCACGGACATTGCAATATTTACCGATGGTTCTATCCGGCATACTAAATCGATTCCGATTGCAGGTGACCAGGTGACCAATGATATTGCGATGGCATTGCGCACACCCACGGCACACGCCGATGAAATCAAAATCAAATATGCCTGTGCACTGGCGAAGCTTGCCGGTGCAGATGAAACTATCAAGGTACCTTCCGTGGGCGATCGGGAACCGCGTGAGCTTTCCCGTCAGGCGTTGGCGGAAGTCGTAGAGCCACGATACGACGAGCTGTTCACGTTGGTACAGGCAGAATTGCGTCGCAGTGGTTATGAAGATTTGGTGGCAGCGGGCATTGTACTGACTGGCGGCACCTCAAAAATGGAAGGTGTTGTCGAGCTTGCTGAAGAAATTTTTCACATGCCCGTCCGTCTGGGAGCACCCCAGAATGTGCGTGGCTTGAGTGACATAGTGAACAACCCGATTTACTCAACCGGTGTCGGGTTGCTGTTTTATGGCATGAAACAACAGGAAGGGAAACCCGTTAATGGAACCAAAGATAAAGGTAATAGCTGGTGGAGCCGGACCAAGGCTTGGCTGGCTGAAAATTTTTAA
- the ftsZ gene encoding cell division protein FtsZ: MFELVDSVPQNAVIKVVGIGGGGGNAVKHMIAGDIEGVEFVCANTDAQALKDIDAKTVLQLGNSMTKGLGAGANPEVGRQAAMEDRERIAEILEGADMVFVTAGMGGGTGTGGAPVVAEVAREMGILTVAVVTKPFPFEGKKRMAIAEAGIRELTERVDSLITIPNEKLLSVLGTKCSLLDAFKAANNVLQGAVQGIADLIIRPGMINVDFADVRTVMSEMGMAMMGTGRATGENRAREAAEAAIRSPLLEDVDLQGARGILVNITAGIDLSLGEFTEVGDTVGEFASPDATVVVGTVIDPEMTDELRVTVVATGLGKPLAVEVPQPKAKVIVDNTAKTKPAASADDLDIPTYQRRKQAANGGTNAAVAPEKDMELFDIPAFLRRQAD; the protein is encoded by the coding sequence ATGTTTGAATTAGTAGATAGCGTACCGCAAAACGCCGTAATCAAAGTGGTAGGTATTGGTGGCGGTGGCGGCAATGCCGTAAAGCACATGATTGCTGGTGACATTGAAGGCGTGGAATTCGTGTGTGCGAACACCGATGCCCAAGCCTTGAAAGATATTGACGCCAAAACCGTGCTGCAGCTCGGTAACAGCATGACCAAGGGTCTGGGCGCTGGTGCCAATCCGGAAGTGGGCCGTCAGGCTGCCATGGAAGATCGCGAGCGTATCGCAGAAATCCTGGAAGGCGCCGATATGGTATTTGTGACTGCCGGAATGGGCGGTGGTACCGGTACCGGTGGCGCCCCTGTGGTGGCTGAAGTGGCGCGCGAAATGGGCATTCTTACCGTAGCCGTGGTAACCAAGCCGTTTCCTTTCGAAGGCAAAAAGCGCATGGCCATCGCAGAAGCCGGTATTCGCGAGCTTACTGAGCGGGTTGACTCCTTGATCACGATTCCGAATGAAAAGCTGCTGTCTGTTCTGGGCACCAAATGCTCGCTTCTGGACGCTTTCAAGGCGGCGAATAACGTGTTGCAAGGTGCGGTACAGGGTATTGCCGATCTGATTATTCGCCCCGGCATGATTAACGTGGACTTTGCGGATGTGCGCACCGTCATGAGTGAAATGGGTATGGCGATGATGGGTACCGGCCGTGCGACCGGTGAAAACCGTGCGCGCGAGGCGGCGGAAGCGGCGATTCGCAGCCCGCTGCTGGAAGATGTGGACCTGCAGGGCGCACGGGGCATTCTCGTCAATATTACTGCGGGCATTGATTTGTCTCTGGGCGAATTCACCGAGGTGGGTGATACCGTGGGTGAGTTTGCATCACCCGATGCCACCGTGGTTGTCGGGACCGTGATAGACCCGGAGATGACCGATGAGCTGCGCGTCACTGTGGTGGCAACGGGCCTGGGGAAGCCGTTAGCGGTTGAAGTGCCTCAGCCCAAAGCCAAGGTCATTGTCGATAATACGGCCAAGACCAAGCCCGCGGCGTCGGCGGATGATCTGGATATTCCAACCTATCAGCGGCGTAAGCAGGCGGCTAATGGCGGTACTAATGCGGCGGTAGCGCCGGAGAAAGACATGGAATTGTTTGATATTCCAGCGTTTTTGCGCCGGCAGGCCGACTGA
- the lpxC gene encoding UDP-3-O-acyl-N-acetylglucosamine deacetylase: MIKQRTLKNPIRATGVGLHTGEKVYLTLKPAPVDAGIVFRRTDLNPVVEIEAKAENVGDTTLSTTLIKGDVRISTVEHLLSAMAGLGIDNAIVEVSAAEVPIMDGSAGPFVFLIQSAGIEEQNAAKQFIRIKRPVVVEDGDKIASFLPFNGFKVSFSIDFDHPVFTGRTLKTAVDFSSTSFVKEVSRARTFGFMHEIEYLRSKGLAKGGSVDNAIVVDDYRVVNEDGLRYEDEFVKHKVLDAIGDLYLLGNSLIGEFKAHKSGHALNNRVLRELIKQQDAWEVVTFEDEKEAPISYIKPILAM; this comes from the coding sequence ATGATTAAGCAGCGGACCTTAAAAAATCCAATTCGTGCCACCGGTGTGGGCCTGCACACAGGTGAGAAGGTTTACCTGACCTTGAAGCCTGCGCCAGTAGACGCGGGCATTGTGTTCCGCCGTACCGACCTCAATCCGGTTGTAGAAATTGAGGCGAAAGCGGAAAACGTGGGTGATACCACCCTGTCGACCACCCTGATCAAGGGCGACGTTCGGATTTCTACCGTTGAGCACCTGTTGAGTGCCATGGCGGGGCTGGGCATCGATAATGCCATTGTTGAAGTCTCCGCCGCCGAAGTGCCGATTATGGACGGCAGTGCCGGGCCATTCGTGTTCCTGATTCAATCGGCAGGCATAGAAGAGCAGAACGCGGCCAAGCAGTTTATCCGCATCAAACGCCCGGTTGTGGTGGAAGATGGCGACAAGATCGCGTCTTTTTTGCCGTTTAATGGCTTTAAAGTGTCATTTTCCATTGATTTTGATCATCCGGTGTTTACCGGTCGCACGCTCAAGACAGCCGTCGATTTTTCCAGCACATCGTTTGTTAAAGAAGTCAGTCGCGCGCGTACTTTCGGCTTCATGCACGAAATTGAATACCTGCGGTCTAAAGGCCTGGCCAAGGGCGGCAGCGTAGATAACGCCATTGTGGTCGACGATTACCGGGTGGTGAACGAAGATGGCCTGCGTTACGAAGATGAGTTTGTCAAACACAAGGTGTTAGACGCCATCGGCGATCTTTACCTGTTGGGCAATAGCCTGATTGGTGAATTCAAAGCGCACAAATCGGGTCATGCCCTGAACAATCGTGTGTTGCGTGAGCTGATTAAGCAGCAGGATGCCTGGGAAGTGGTGACTTTCGAAGATGAGAAAGAAGCGCCGATTTCCTACATCAAGCCGATTCTGGCGATGTAA
- a CDS encoding M23 family metallopeptidase — MKVILVSQRHGSTRSFTLGGWTRALVSVCLLGLPAGVGVMAGLEWAKGEGADLFNAEAAGAWRDDLSDQREKIELTRQQAEQQLAAITLRVAELQARLVRLDALGERLTSIAKLDSGEFDFSQPPALGGPESAALGDAYQAPEFVDVIDQLTAQIANREQQLEILETLLAKRKLENDVFLAGRPVSKGWMSSRFGRRTDPFTGRVAWHSGVDFAGKMGSDIISVAAGVVTWASQRQGYGYLVEINHGNGFSTRYAHNSELKVKVGDIVKKGQVIALMGTSGRSTGPHVHFEVYKHGRAVDPAAYIHRAAR; from the coding sequence ATGAAAGTCATACTGGTCAGCCAACGCCATGGTAGCACCCGCAGCTTTACGCTGGGTGGGTGGACGCGCGCGTTGGTGTCTGTGTGCTTATTGGGTCTGCCTGCCGGTGTTGGCGTGATGGCCGGGCTTGAGTGGGCTAAAGGCGAAGGCGCCGACCTGTTCAATGCCGAAGCCGCAGGCGCCTGGCGCGATGACCTTTCCGACCAGCGTGAAAAAATCGAGCTGACCCGCCAACAGGCCGAGCAGCAGCTTGCTGCGATTACTTTACGCGTGGCTGAGCTGCAGGCGCGATTGGTGCGCTTGGACGCACTGGGTGAACGCCTTACCTCCATTGCAAAACTCGATTCCGGTGAGTTTGATTTCAGCCAGCCGCCCGCATTGGGTGGGCCTGAGTCTGCCGCCTTGGGCGATGCCTACCAGGCGCCGGAGTTCGTAGACGTTATTGATCAGTTAACGGCTCAGATTGCCAACCGTGAGCAGCAGCTGGAAATTCTTGAAACATTACTGGCCAAGCGCAAGCTGGAAAACGATGTATTCCTTGCCGGTCGACCGGTCAGTAAAGGCTGGATGTCGTCGCGTTTTGGTCGCCGTACAGACCCTTTCACCGGGCGTGTCGCTTGGCATTCAGGGGTGGATTTCGCCGGCAAGATGGGTTCAGACATCATTTCGGTAGCCGCCGGTGTGGTGACCTGGGCCAGCCAGCGTCAGGGTTACGGCTATCTGGTTGAAATCAACCATGGCAACGGCTTTTCAACCCGCTATGCCCACAATTCCGAGCTCAAGGTCAAAGTGGGTGATATCGTCAAGAAAGGGCAGGTTATTGCTCTTATGGGTACCAGTGGGCGTTCTACCGGCCCGCATGTGCACTTTGAAGTCTACAAGCACGGCCGCGCCGTGGATCCCGCCGCCTATATCCATCGCGCGGCTCGCTGA
- the secA gene encoding preprotein translocase subunit SecA: MLGKMLKAIFGTKNDRELKRMGKLVKQINALEPEMEKLGDADFSAKTEEFRKRFNDGATLDELLPEAFAVCREASRRVMGMRHFDVQLIGGITLHEGRIAEMRTGEGKTLMATLATYLNAISGKGVHIVTVNDYLAARDAEWMSPLYNALGMSVGVIRSQQDPDEKRAAYQSDITYGTNNEYGFDYLRDNMALRKEDRYQRGLNFAIVDEVDSILIDEARTPLIISGAAEDSSELYKLINTLIPKLKAPTETDPGHYQHDEKSRVVELTEDGHQVIEDLLIEAGLLQAEDSLYSAANLTLLHHVHAALKAQILFQKNVDYIVQDGQVMLIDEHTGRTMPGRRLSEGLHQALEAKEGVHIQNESQTLASITFQNYFRLYNNLAGMTGTADTEAFEFRQIYGLDVVVIPTNKPIQRQDLNDLIYLTVEEKYDAIIEDVKACIEKQAPVLVGTASIETSEIMSARLKKAGIKHQVLNAKFHEREAEIIAEAGRPGAVTIATNMAGRGTDIVLGGKWESEIEALENPTQEQIDKIKADWKKRHEQVLEAGGLHIIGTERHESRRIDNQLRGRAGRQGDPGMSRFYLSLEDNLMRIFASERVRNFMKALGMEKGEAIEHRMVTNAIEKAQRKVEGRNFDIRKQLLEYDDIANDQRQIVYQQRDGLLDAENITDTINAIRADVVNDIVSTYMPPQSMEEQWDVPGLEKSLEAEFGLQLPIQEWLDTDKSVHEAVVRERVLDAAQKAYDEKSERIGPVMQDIERQIMLQVLDQQWKEHLASMDHLRQSVGLRSYAQRNPKQEYKREAFELFQRMLGSIKHEVVKILARVEPITREQMEEIERQRAEALARQKMQLQHAEASALGAPEQPEPQTAQPFVREGMKVGRNDPCPCGSGKKFKQCHGKLA, from the coding sequence ATGTTAGGCAAGATGCTGAAGGCCATTTTTGGCACAAAAAATGATCGCGAACTGAAACGTATGGGCAAGTTGGTCAAGCAGATCAATGCCCTCGAGCCAGAAATGGAAAAGCTGGGCGATGCCGATTTCTCTGCTAAGACCGAGGAGTTCCGCAAGCGTTTCAACGACGGCGCTACGCTCGACGAGCTGTTGCCAGAAGCCTTTGCGGTATGTCGTGAAGCCTCGCGCCGGGTGATGGGGATGCGCCATTTCGATGTGCAGTTAATCGGTGGTATTACCCTGCATGAAGGCCGGATCGCCGAAATGCGTACCGGTGAAGGTAAAACCCTGATGGCCACCTTGGCGACTTATCTGAATGCCATCTCCGGCAAAGGCGTGCACATTGTTACCGTGAACGACTATCTGGCGGCGCGCGATGCGGAGTGGATGTCACCGTTGTACAACGCGCTGGGCATGTCTGTGGGTGTGATTCGATCACAGCAGGACCCGGATGAGAAGCGCGCGGCCTACCAGTCCGATATTACCTACGGCACCAACAACGAATACGGTTTTGATTACCTGCGCGACAACATGGCGCTGCGGAAAGAAGACCGGTATCAGCGCGGGCTGAATTTTGCGATCGTGGATGAGGTGGATTCCATTCTGATCGACGAAGCGCGAACACCGTTGATTATTTCCGGTGCCGCTGAAGACAGCTCCGAGCTGTATAAACTCATCAATACCCTTATTCCTAAACTCAAAGCGCCCACGGAAACGGACCCTGGTCACTACCAGCACGATGAAAAATCCCGTGTAGTTGAATTGACGGAAGACGGGCACCAGGTGATTGAAGATCTGTTGATTGAGGCCGGTTTATTACAGGCCGAAGACAGCCTCTACTCCGCTGCAAACCTGACGCTGTTACACCACGTGCACGCGGCACTGAAAGCCCAGATCCTGTTCCAGAAAAACGTGGATTATATTGTGCAGGACGGCCAGGTCATGCTGATTGATGAGCACACCGGCCGCACGATGCCGGGGCGTCGCTTGTCCGAAGGTTTGCATCAGGCGTTGGAAGCCAAAGAAGGTGTGCACATTCAGAACGAAAGCCAGACGCTGGCTTCCATTACCTTCCAGAATTATTTCCGACTGTACAATAATCTGGCGGGCATGACCGGTACTGCCGATACCGAAGCGTTTGAATTCCGCCAGATCTATGGTCTGGATGTAGTGGTTATTCCCACCAACAAACCGATTCAGCGTCAGGATCTTAACGATCTGATCTACCTCACGGTGGAAGAAAAGTACGATGCGATCATCGAGGATGTAAAGGCCTGTATCGAAAAGCAGGCGCCGGTATTGGTAGGTACTGCCTCCATCGAAACATCGGAAATTATGTCGGCCCGATTGAAAAAAGCCGGCATCAAACACCAGGTGTTAAACGCGAAATTCCACGAACGCGAAGCAGAAATTATCGCTGAAGCGGGCCGGCCCGGTGCCGTGACAATTGCCACCAACATGGCGGGTCGCGGTACCGATATTGTGCTGGGCGGTAAGTGGGAATCCGAGATTGAGGCGTTGGAAAACCCCACTCAGGAGCAGATCGACAAGATCAAAGCAGACTGGAAAAAGCGCCATGAGCAGGTGCTTGAGGCCGGTGGTTTACACATTATTGGTACCGAGCGGCACGAATCCCGCCGTATCGATAACCAGCTGCGCGGTCGTGCCGGTCGCCAGGGTGATCCGGGCATGTCGCGCTTCTATTTATCGCTGGAAGATAATCTGATGCGTATTTTCGCGTCCGAGCGTGTGCGTAACTTCATGAAAGCCTTGGGAATGGAAAAAGGTGAGGCGATTGAGCACCGCATGGTGACCAATGCGATTGAAAAAGCACAGCGCAAAGTGGAAGGCCGCAACTTCGATATTCGTAAGCAGCTGCTGGAATACGATGATATTGCCAACGATCAACGCCAGATTGTGTACCAGCAGCGCGATGGCTTGCTGGATGCGGAAAACATCACCGATACCATCAATGCTATCCGGGCGGATGTGGTCAACGACATTGTCAGCACCTATATGCCGCCCCAGAGTATGGAAGAGCAGTGGGACGTTCCCGGTCTGGAAAAATCGCTGGAAGCAGAGTTCGGTTTGCAATTGCCGATTCAAGAGTGGTTGGACACGGACAAGAGCGTGCATGAAGCCGTGGTGCGTGAGCGGGTACTCGACGCGGCCCAGAAAGCGTACGACGAAAAATCCGAACGCATTGGCCCGGTTATGCAAGATATCGAGCGCCAGATCATGTTGCAGGTGTTGGATCAGCAGTGGAAGGAGCATTTGGCCAGCATGGATCATTTGCGCCAGAGTGTGGGCCTGCGCAGTTATGCTCAGCGCAACCCCAAGCAGGAATACAAGCGCGAAGCATTTGAGCTGTTCCAGCGCATGTTGGGCAGCATCAAGCACGAGGTCGTCAAGATCCTCGCCCGGGTCGAGCCGATTACCCGCGAGCAGATGGAAGAGATCGAGCGCCAGCGAGCTGAGGCCTTGGCCCGCCAGAAGATGCAGCTGCAACACGCGGAGGCGTCGGCGCTGGGTGCGCCTGAGCAACCCGAGCCTCAAACGGCGCAGCCGTTCGTACGCGAAGGCATGAAGGTGGGACGCAACGATCCTTGCCCGTGTGGCTCAGGTAAAAAGTTCAAACAATGTCACGGCAAGCTGGCCTGA